The following are encoded in a window of Vigna unguiculata cultivar IT97K-499-35 chromosome 8, ASM411807v1, whole genome shotgun sequence genomic DNA:
- the LOC114194259 gene encoding receptor-like protein EIX1, whose product MFNTVFCSFESRCNQQDMHALLNFKQGVRDPSGVLSSWSIELDCCEWKGVICNNITSRVTRITLPCSTTLPIYRDQEDKSHCLTGSIHLSLLLLELQFLDYLDLTNNDFLALQFDYLHNHNCHNLSFPTSPPQCVNSSTFRYLDLSLNSNLVLNSLQWLPYISSLEYLNLRHIDLSKETNWLQLVTMLPSLSFLNMDACQLKDLSLSLPYANFTALQVLELSQNEFKSELPKWLFNLSSTIYVLDLGVNHLMGPLPKALLNLRELEHLVLPFNNFVGSIPDWLGELEHLQTLNIGKNMFSGSIPTNLGNLSSLTTFSVAANPLTGVVSERNLAKLSKLKELEIYSYSTLILHFDSHWIPPFQLEELTLGFSNPNLPAWLYTQRSIETLIIEYSSFKAEDKFWNFVSRVTEVQLVNNLIDGNMSDVLLNSTFIDLSSNGLKGSLPQLSPQVTIVSLSNNSFSGDLSPLLCDHKMLNGKNNLLFLDISLNNLSGELTNCWKNWKSLVAIHMGSNNLSGNIPSSMGLLSNLTSLHLHENKLHGVIPSLLQNCHSLLVFNVRNNHLSGNIPDWISHSVMALQLRSNHFSGEISPKICRLSSLIILDIAHNAISGHIPSCLDNIKTLLFNNVSQHKLSFSFPSFDNNYFLNDDSLELVTKGQVLEYSENLHFMTLIDMSSNNLSGTIPPQMFNLIGLSSLNLSHNKLAGKIPNEIGNMKNLESLDFSANQLRGEIPYS is encoded by the coding sequence ATGTTCAACACCGTCTTTTGCAGCTTTGAGAGTCGTTGCAACCAACAAGACATGCATGCTCTCTTAAACTTCAAGCAAGGAGTGAGAGATCCCTCAGGTGTCCTTTCTTCATGGTCCATTGAACTAGATTGTTGTGAATGGAAAGGAGTCATCTGTAACAACATCACAAGTAGAGTCACTCGAATCACTCTCCCATGTTCTACAACTCTTCCAATTTACAGGGACCAAGAAGACAAATCACATTGTCTTACAGGTTCCATTCACCTCTCATTGTTGTTACTGGAGTTGCAATTTTTAGATTACTTGGATTTGACAAACAATGACTTCTTAGCATTACAATTTGATTATCTGCATAATCATAATTGTCACAATCTATCTTTTCCTACTTCTCCTCCTCAGTGTGTCAACTCTTCAACCTTTCGTTATCTTGATTTATCACTTAACTCAAATCTTGTCCTCAATAGCCTTCAATGGCTTCCCTATATTTCCTCCTTGGAATATCTCAACCTCCGTCATATTGATCTTAGTAAGGAAACTAATTGGCTTCAATTAGTGACTATGCTTCCATCACTTTCATTCCTCAATATGGATGCTTGTCAACTTAAAGACTTGAGTTTGTCTCTCCCGTATGCTAATTTTACTGCTCTTCAGGTTCTTGAACTTTCTCAAAATGAATTTAAGTCAGAGTTACCTAAGTGGCTATTCAATCTTAGTTCCACTATCTATGTTTTAGACCTTGGCGTAAATCATTTAATGGGACCTCTACCGAAGGCTTTGTTAAATCTTCGAGAACTTGAACACTTGGTCTTACCATTCAATAACTTTGTTGGATCCATTCCAGACTGGTTAGGTGAACTGGAACATCTACAAACTCTTAATATTGGAAAGAACATGTTTTCTGGATCTATTCCCACAAATTTGGGAAATCTATCATCCTTAACTACCTTCAGTGTTGCCGCAAATCCATTGACAGGGGTTGTGTCTGAGAGAAATTTAGCCAAATTGTCAAAATTAAAGGAACTGGAAATATACTCATATTCAACGTTAATATTACATTTTGACTCCCACTGGATTCCACCATTTCAACTTGAAGAATTAACTCTTGGGTTTTCAAATCCCAACCTTCCTGCGTGGTTGTATACACAACGATCTATTGAAACTTTAATTATTGAGTATTCATCATTTAAAGCCGAAGACAAATTTTGGAATTTTGTATCAAGAGTGACTGAGGTCCAACTAGTAAATAATTTGATAGACGGAAACATGTCAGATGTGTTGCTGAACTCTACATTCATTGATCTGTCATCGAATGGTCTAAAGGGTTCCTTGCCTCAATTATCACCACAGGTGACCATTGTGTCGTTATCAAATAATTCATTCTCAGGAGACTTGTCTCCCCTCCTTTGTGATCACAAGATGTTGAATGGGAAAAACAATTTGTTGTTCTTGGACATATCATTAAATAATCTATCTGGAGAGCTTACCAATTGTTGGAAAAATTGGAAATCTTTGGTTGCTATTCACATGGGAAGCAATAATCTATCAGGCAACATACCCTCATCAATGGGGTTGTTATCTAATCTCACATCACTCCATTTGCATGAGAACAAACTACATGGAGTGATTCCTTCCTTATTGCAAAATTGTCACTCTTTATTGGTATTTAATGTTCGCAATAACCACTTATCAGGAAACATACCAGATTGGATATCTCACAGTGTCATGGCTCTTCAATTAAGGTCCAATCATTTTAGTGGTGAAATCTCACCAAAAATATGCCGATTGTCTTCCCTTATTATATTGGATATTGCGCATAATGCAATATCAGGTCATATACCTAGTTGTCTTGATAATATTAAAACCCTACTTTTCAACAATGTTTCACAACACaaactttctttttcctttccttcATTTGATAATAATTACTTCCTCAATGATGATAGTCTTGAATTGGTTACTAAAGGTCAAGTTTTAGAATATAGTGAAAACCTACATTTTATGACCTTAATTGATATGTCAAGTAACAATTTATCTGGAACAATACCTCCACAAATGTTTAATCTCATTGGATTGTCCTCTTTGAACTTGTCCCACAATAAACTAGCAGGAAAAATACCAAATGAGATAGGAAACATGAAAAATTTAGAGTCCCTTGATTTTTCAGCAAACCAACTTAGGGGAGAAATTCCTTACAGCTAG
- the LOC114193855 gene encoding uncharacterized protein LOC114193855, protein MEHQYHQATDGLLNLFTKANHDLSSVHHRLEKEFLQVYPDNANPMQLVSRIKKLQDDIATLKGQCHELLVAKQDLIDQAQRILVENRNLVQRMQPSLGIFSTGEDDAAFTNFKQVIEEWTAQVRSKTGKETLDADSGDINKLLFSAIVQSN, encoded by the exons ATGGAGCATCAATACCACCAAGCGACAGATGGGCTTTTGAACCTTTTCACAAAGGCCAATCACGATCTCTCTTCTGTTCACCATCGCCTCGAAAAGGAGTTTCTGCAGGTTTACCCTGACAAT GCTAACCCCATGCAGCTGGTTTCTAGAATCAAGAAGCTTCAGGATGATATAGCAACCTTGAAGGGGCAGTGCCATGAGCTTCTGGTTGCTAAGCAG GATTTGATTGATCAGGCTCAGAGAATTCTGGTGGAGAACAGGAATTTGGTGCAGCGAATGCAACCATCCTTGGGCATCTTCTCCACCGGTGAAGATGATGCTGCATTCACTAACTTCAAACAG GTAATTGAAGAATGGACAGCTCAAGTAAGATCCAAAACAG GGAAGGAGACACTTGATGCTGATTCTGGAGATATCAACAAACTGCTTTTCTCTGCTATAGTTCAAAGTAACTGA
- the LOC114194729 gene encoding probable monogalactosyldiacylglycerol synthase, chloroplastic → MNNGVRQESSVLLDLASHVNRFAFDHFRTDTAVQSSFLRFNGGTGAKRGVSLRVGAAGVRVRNILSEFNRAVRFHCEKIPIGFASLRVGEGDGGGGGGGCDGDGDGSGVRVDECGGVENEGLRGNGVEGERPKKVLILMSDTGGGHRASAEAIKAAFYEEFGDDYQVFVTDLWADHTPWPFNQLPRSYSFLVKHGPLWKMTYYGTAPRVVHQSNFAATGTFIAREVAKGLMKYQPDIIISVHPLMQHVPLRILRSKGLLDKIVFTTVITDLSTCHPTWFHKLVTRCYCPTTDVAQRALKAGLQQSQIKIFGLPVRPSFVKPVRPKDELRRDLGMDEDLPAVLLMGGGEGMGPIEATARALADSLYDESIGVPVGQILVICGRNKKLLNKLNAINWKVPVQVKGFVTKMEECMGACDCIITKAGPGTIAEAQIRGLPIILNGYIAGQEAGNVPYVVENGCGKFCKSPKQIAKIVADWFGPKAYELQQMSQNALRLARPDAVFKIVHDLHELVRQRSYLPQYSCTA, encoded by the exons ATGAACAACGGTGTTAGGCAAGAATCCAGCGTGCTTCTTGATTTGGCGTCCCATGTCAATCGCTTCGCCTTCGATCATTTCCGCACCGACACCGCCGTGCAATCCAGTTTCCTGCGCTTCAATGGCGGGACGGGAGCCAAACGCGGCGTTTCACTGAGGGTGGGAGCGGCGGGAGTTAGGGTCAGGAATATTTTGAGCGAGTTTAATAGAGCAGTTAGGTTTCACTGCGAGAAGATCCCGATTGGGTTCGCCTCGCTGCGAGTTGGGGAGGGCgacggtggtggtggtggtggtggctgtGATGGGGACGGGGATGGGAGTGGGGTTAGAGTGGATGAGTGTGGCGGGGTGGAGAATGAGGGGCTTCGCGGGAATGGCGTGGAGGGTGAGAGGCCCAAgaaagttttgattttgatgagTGACACTGGTGGGGGGCATCGAGCGTCCGCTGAAGCTATCAAGGCTGCTTTCTATGAAGAATTTGGAGATGATTACCAG GTTTTCGTTACTGATTTGTGGGCTGATCACACACCTTGGCCGTTCAACCAACTTCCCAGGAGCTATAGCTTTTTGGTGAAGCACGGGCCGTTGTGGAAGATGACTTACTATGGAACTGCCCCACGAGTTGTGCACCAGTCTAATTTTGCAGCAACTGGAACTTTCATAGCTCG TGAGGTTGCTAAAGGTCTTATGAAATATCAGCCAGATATAATAATCAGTGTCCATCCACTGATGCAGCACGTTCCACTTCGAATTTTGAGGTCAAAGGGTCTTTTAGATAAGATTGTTTTTACTACAGTTATCACAGATTTAAGCACATGCCATCCAACGTG GTTTCATAAGCTCGTAACTAGATGCTATTGTCCTACAACAGATGTTGCGCAAAGGGCATTGAAAGCAGGACTGCAGCAATCCCAAATAAAGATTTTTGGTCTACCTGTCCGGCCTTCCTTTGTTAAGCCTGTCCGGCCAAAG GATGAACTAAGGAGAGATCTAGGAATGGATGAGGATCTTCCTGCTGTACTATTGATGGGGGGAGGGGAAGGTATGGGTCCCATTGAGGCTACTGCTCGGGCACTTGCAGATTCATTATACGATGAGAGTATTGGGGTCCCTGTAGGTCAGATCCTAGTGATCTGTGGACGGAATAAGAAACTTCTTAACAAACTGAATGCAATTAATTGGAAGGTTCCTGTGCAG GTCAAGGGATTTGTTACCAAAATGGAGGAGTGCATGGGTGCTTGTGATTGCATCATTACAAAG GCGGGTCCAGGGACAATCGCAGAAGCCCAGATCAGAGGCCTCCCTATTATTCTGAATGGTTACATTGCTGGACAG GAAGCTGGCAATGTCCCCTATGTAGTTGAAAATGGATGTGGAAAGTTCTGTAAATCTCCTAAACAGATAGCAAAAATTGTTGCCGATTGGTTTGGTCCTAAAGCCTACGAACTACAACAAATGTCACAAAATGCATTGAGGCTGGCAAGGCCAGATGCTGTGTTCAAGATTGTTCATGACCTTCACGAGCTTGTTAGACAAAGAAGCTACCTACCACAATATTCTTGTACAGCTTAA
- the LOC114194258 gene encoding uncharacterized protein LOC114194258, translating to MQQMEAARVAVEDVHRQHMEALRQLEENRTTTHAHGPEPRPLHREWSLEEFLKHQPTKFNGKTSPDVADQWLKDIERIFDAKMCPEESRLAFAVYMLTGEAEHWWISMKSIMEERQEPVTWKVFRRKFLSDYFPDSVKYAKEVEFLQLTQGSKFVAEYAKKFKHLSCFYTMPLDEEWRCRKFENGLRGDLRLMVAPLSIKDLAALVEKTRVMEKMKVEVETQHPHQQRVGGPSGSRHRHEERRKPYTRPHS from the coding sequence atgcagcagatggaagctGCTAGGGTGGCTGTTGAGGACGTTCACCGTCAACACATGGAGGCCCTCCGTCAGTTGGAGGAAAACAGGACCACTACCCATGCCCACGGTCCCGAGCCAAGACCTCTCCATCGggaatggagtttggaagaaTTTCTAAAGCACCAACCGACTAAGTTTAATGGGAAGACCAGTCCAGATGTCGCAGATCAGTGGTTGAAGGACATTGAAAGGATCTTTGATGCTAAGATGTGCCCCGAGGAGAGTAGATTGGCCTTCGCGGTGTACATGCTCACGGGTGAGGCTGAGCATTGGTGGATCAGTATgaagtccatcatggaggagaggCAGGAACCAGTTACTTGGAAGGTCTTTAGGAGAAAGTTTCTCTCCGACTACTTCCCCGACAGCGTCAAATATGCTAAAGAGGTGGAGTTTTTGCAGTTGACCCAAGGAAGCAAATTTGTGGCTGAGTATGCGAAAAAGTTTAAGCATCTCAGTTGTTTCTACACCATGCCACTAGATGAAGAGTGGCGATGCAGGAAATTCGAGAATGGCCTCCGTGGAGATCTTCGGCTGATGGTGGCCCCACTATCCATCAAGGACTTGGCAGCCTTGGTGGAGAAGACTAGGGttatggagaagatgaaggtggAGGTAGAAACTCAGCACCCACACCAGCAGAGAGTgggaggaccatctgggtccaggcaTAGGCACGAGGAGAGGAGGAAACCCTATACTAGGCCTCATTCCTAG
- the LOC114193992 gene encoding uncharacterized vacuolar membrane protein YML018C-like, producing the protein MGWRYHAGLGLIGAFVLIWVSCAEITQRIFEEYKQPFALTYFGVSVMVIYFPICVFKKWIFSLLNILFRKIHEDYISVRTDDVILQIPETDIKSSLITDNDIREIEEGVSLVQKEKDETPLLAQSNESSSWKIPKCGLYLTPIWFAQEYFSNMALANTSVASTTVLNSMSGLFTLFFGAFLGQDSVNMTKMAAVLISMAGVAMTTIGKTWITDEHIIISDTQKHTIIGDVFGLLSAVFYGLFTVLLKNSAGSGDMVDMEKLFGCIGIYSFLGFWWLAWPLSAVGIEPYFKFPSSISTWEIVIANSIFSSVISDFLWALSIVWTTPLVATLGMSLTIPIAMIADMVIHSRMYSAVYILGCIQVFAGFTLANLSDKISRSDKELSILKKEES; encoded by the exons ATGGGTTGGAGGTACCATGCTGGGTTGGGACTTATTGGAGCTTTTGTTTTAATATGGGTTAGTTGTGCAGAAATAACTCAG AGGATTTTTGAAGAGTATAAACAGCCTTTTGCACTCACATACTTTGGAGTATCTGTGATGGTGATTTATTTTCCCATTTGTGTTTTCAAGAAGTGGATTTTCAGCTTGCTGAACATTTTGTTCAGAAAAATTCATGAGGACTATATATCAGTTAGAACAGATGATGTGATTCTCCAAATACCAGAAACTGATATAAAAAGTAGTTTGATCACCGACAATGACATAAGAGAAATCGAAGAAGGGGTGTCTTTGGTCCAGAAAGAGAAAGATGAAACTCCCTTGCTTGCACAGAGTAATGAAAGTAGCTCATGGAAAATTCCCAAGTGTGGCTTGTACCTCACTCCAATATGGTTTGCACAAGAG TATTTTTCAAACATGGCACTTGCAAATACTAGTGTTGCTAGTACAACGGTTCTGAATTCCATGTCAGGTCTCTTTACCCTTTTCTTTGGAGCCtttcttggccaagactcagTAAATATGACCAAAATGGCAGCTGTTTTGATCAGCATGGCTGGAGTCGCCATGACAACAATTGGAAAAACTTGGATAACAGATGAACATATCATCATCTCTGA TACTCAAAAGCATACTATCATTGGAGACGTTTTTGGCCTACTCTCAGCAGTATTTTATGGCTTATTCACAG TGCTTCTCAAGAACTCTGCTGGATCAGGAGACATGGTAGACATGGAAAAGCTTTTTGGCTGCATTGGTATCTACAGTTTTCTTGGATTTTGGTGGCTTg CATGGCCATTAAGTGCTGTGGGAATTGAACCCTATTTCAAATTTCCAAGTTCAATCTCAACTTGGGAGATTGTTATAGCAAATAGCATTTTCTCAAGCGTGATTTCAGATTTTTTATG GGCACTTTCTATAGTTTGGACAACTCCTTTGGTAGCTACATTGGGCATGTCCTTGACAATTCCTATTGCCATGATAGCTGACATGGTTATTCATAGTCGCATGTACTCTGCAGTCTACATTCTTGGATGCATTCAG GTTTTTGCAGGATTTACACTGGCAAACCTTTCGGACAAGATTTCAAGAAGTGATAAAGAGTTGAGTATATTAAAAAAGGAAGAATCTTAG